Proteins from one Roseimicrobium gellanilyticum genomic window:
- a CDS encoding GxxExxY protein: MASHCLWPGDVTYHQSKLNILSGHIIGAAIEVHRELGPGLLESVYEVCLVEELRNRRLDVKNRLALPVLYKGRALDKELVVDIIVENTVILELKAVEGVLPVHQAQLLSYLRLTNKPLGLLLNFHVSIMTKGITRIVNDRSDVIEDAAENLGRNRSRG, encoded by the coding sequence ATGGCTTCCCATTGTCTGTGGCCTGGTGACGTGACGTACCACCAATCAAAACTCAATATACTCTCTGGCCACATCATCGGCGCAGCCATTGAAGTACATCGTGAACTGGGACCAGGGCTGTTGGAGTCCGTCTACGAAGTTTGCCTGGTAGAAGAACTGCGAAACCGCAGACTCGATGTAAAGAATCGACTTGCTCTACCGGTGTTGTACAAGGGGCGTGCACTCGATAAGGAACTCGTGGTCGATATCATAGTCGAGAACACTGTCATTCTAGAACTGAAAGCAGTGGAAGGAGTGCTTCCAGTCCATCAGGCTCAATTGTTGTCCTACCTCAGACTTACGAACAAGCCTCTGGGACTACTACTAAACTTCCATGTCAGCATCATGACCAAGGGCATCACTCGGATCGTCAACGATCGGTCCGACGTCATTGAAGATGCTGCCGAGAATCTCGGTCGCAACCGTTCAAGAGGCTAG